One window of Myxococcales bacterium genomic DNA carries:
- the gltB gene encoding glutamate synthase large subunit, producing the protein MNNQENKGLARPDVERGACGVGFVARLDASPRHEVVTAAVQALINLEHRGAVGGDKSTGDGAGILLRLPDALYREECARTGFALPPRGDYATGLVFLPVDPDAAARAAGNYEETARREGCEVLGWREVPVDPRSLGDYARRTQPAIRQIFLARNGVPRDAFERKLLVVRRLTEKAFGEWSRDDTSQFYAPSLSSRSIVYKGLMTGSQLPRFYPDLVDPRMASPYALVHQRYSTNTLPTWTLAQPFRYLAHNGEINTLHGNLNQMKAREADLRSPLFGADLERLRPVLVREGSDSAIFDNMLELLVLAGRSLPHAIMMMVPEAWQNVAQMSADKRAFYEYHSALMEPWDGPAALMFCDDRYIGATLDRNGLRPARYTVTTDGLVVMASETGVLEIEPERILSRGQLQPGRMFLVDLEQKRIVPDQEVKAKISRARPYRLWLKQNRIELDELPRAALEPEPAAEHLRRLHLAFGYSDEEIEMILAPMAAQGQEPIGSMGNDAALAVLSERPQLLYAYFKQLFAQVTNPPIDPLREEFVMSLMGWLGTAGNLLAEVPEHCQRLRLTQPILTPENATRLRQCDWPEVRVGEADMLFTPEAGKEGLVAGLENLCRQAEEAIAGGARLLLVTDRRLNALRAAIPALLATSNLHHHLIWKGLRNRVGLIVETAEAREVAHHALLIGYGANAVCPYGAMATVARLAREGLLENVRDPDRAVEHYITALKKGLLKTFSRMGISTLRSYCGSQLFEAVGLAGDFVDRYFHGTASRVGGIRLEHVAAEAAVLHRRAFPLKGEPPKLLDVGGRVRLRVGGERHLWTPEAICHLQHAVRHDDYGSFKKYSALIHDRSLGLATLRGLFRFKPGAPIPLAAVEPETEIVKRFVSAAMSYGSISKEAHESIALAMNRLGGKSNSGEGGEDAARFAPLPNGDSLCSAVKQVASGRFGVTTEYLLSAKELQIKIAQGAKPGEGGQLPGHKVSVEIARVRHTTPGVTLISPPPHHDIYSIEDLAQLIYDLKCVNPLARVSVKLVSEVGVGTVATGVAKARADVVLIAGHDGGTGASPLTSILHAGTPWELGLAETQQALLGSDLRDRIRIQVDGQLKTGRDLAIAALMGAEEFGFGTTLLVSLGCVMMRKCHTDTCPVGVATQNETLRSRFAGKPEHVERFLIFIARELREYMAELGFRTVDDMVGRVECLETADALDHWKVRGLDFSALLAAPASSSDQARRFLRAGERSGDPPLDDELIALAAPALEQGRPVRHELPIRNVHRTVGARLSGAIVSRYGAAGLPEETIRVRFTGSAGQSFGAFLAPGVSFHLSGDANDYVGKGMSGGRIAIAPHPDSSFPAHESAIVGNTVLYGATGGELYLAGAAGTRFAVRNSGARAVVEGVGDHACEYMTGGVVVVLGLTGLNFAAGMSGGIAYVFDETQLFDTRCNLDMVELETVWQPPDQKLLRTMLENHVRHTGSVRAQRMLAEWESHLPLFVKVMPVDYRQALARIRLEEEIREDAVSATEEVFNV; encoded by the coding sequence ATGAACAACCAAGAAAACAAGGGCCTCGCCCGCCCTGACGTGGAGCGCGGCGCTTGCGGCGTCGGCTTCGTGGCGCGGCTGGACGCCTCGCCCCGCCACGAGGTCGTCACCGCCGCCGTCCAAGCCCTGATCAACCTCGAGCACCGCGGCGCGGTCGGCGGCGACAAGTCCACCGGCGACGGCGCCGGCATCCTCCTGCGCCTTCCCGACGCGCTTTATCGCGAGGAATGCGCCCGGACCGGCTTCGCTTTGCCGCCGCGCGGCGATTACGCCACCGGCCTGGTTTTTCTGCCGGTCGATCCGGACGCGGCGGCCCGCGCCGCCGGCAATTATGAGGAAACGGCGCGGCGCGAGGGCTGCGAGGTGCTGGGGTGGCGCGAGGTGCCGGTCGATCCTCGTTCGCTGGGCGATTACGCGCGGCGTACCCAACCGGCGATCCGCCAGATTTTTCTGGCTCGCAACGGCGTGCCGCGCGACGCGTTCGAGCGCAAATTGCTCGTCGTCCGCCGGCTGACGGAAAAGGCCTTTGGGGAGTGGTCGCGCGACGATACGTCCCAGTTCTACGCGCCCAGCCTTTCCAGCCGCTCGATCGTGTACAAAGGCCTGATGACCGGCTCGCAACTGCCGCGCTTTTACCCCGACCTGGTCGATCCGCGGATGGCCAGCCCCTACGCGCTGGTACACCAGCGCTACAGCACCAACACCCTGCCCACCTGGACGCTGGCGCAGCCCTTCCGCTACCTGGCGCACAACGGCGAAATCAATACCCTGCACGGCAACCTAAACCAGATGAAAGCCCGCGAGGCCGACCTTCGTTCGCCCCTTTTCGGCGCGGACCTCGAGCGCCTTCGTCCCGTGCTCGTGCGCGAGGGCAGCGACTCGGCGATTTTCGACAACATGCTGGAACTGCTCGTGCTCGCCGGCCGTTCGCTGCCGCACGCGATCATGATGATGGTTCCCGAGGCCTGGCAGAACGTCGCGCAGATGAGCGCCGACAAACGAGCCTTCTACGAATATCATTCGGCGCTCATGGAACCCTGGGACGGGCCCGCCGCCCTAATGTTCTGCGACGACCGTTACATCGGCGCGACGCTCGACCGCAACGGTCTGCGCCCGGCGCGCTACACCGTGACCACCGACGGGCTCGTGGTCATGGCCTCCGAAACCGGCGTCCTCGAAATCGAACCGGAGCGCATCCTCAGCCGCGGCCAACTGCAGCCCGGCCGGATGTTTTTGGTCGACCTCGAACAAAAGCGGATCGTCCCCGACCAGGAAGTCAAAGCCAAGATCTCCCGCGCCCGGCCCTATCGCCTGTGGCTGAAGCAAAACCGCATCGAGTTGGATGAATTGCCGCGCGCCGCGCTCGAACCGGAACCCGCCGCCGAGCACCTGCGGCGCCTGCACCTCGCCTTCGGTTACTCCGACGAGGAAATCGAAATGATCCTCGCGCCGATGGCCGCGCAAGGGCAGGAACCGATCGGCTCGATGGGCAACGACGCGGCGCTGGCCGTGCTGTCCGAGCGGCCGCAATTGCTGTATGCGTACTTCAAACAGCTCTTCGCCCAGGTCACCAATCCGCCGATCGACCCGCTACGCGAGGAATTCGTCATGTCCCTGATGGGTTGGTTGGGCACGGCCGGCAACCTCCTCGCGGAAGTGCCGGAACACTGCCAGCGTCTGCGGCTGACGCAGCCGATCCTCACGCCCGAGAACGCGACGCGGTTGCGCCAGTGCGATTGGCCGGAGGTGCGGGTTGGCGAGGCGGACATGTTGTTCACCCCCGAAGCCGGTAAGGAGGGGCTGGTCGCCGGGCTGGAGAACCTGTGCCGCCAGGCGGAGGAAGCCATCGCCGGCGGCGCCCGGCTGTTGCTGGTGACCGACCGCCGCCTGAACGCCCTGCGCGCCGCCATTCCCGCGCTGTTGGCGACCTCCAACCTGCACCACCACCTGATCTGGAAAGGCCTGCGCAACCGCGTCGGCCTGATCGTCGAAACCGCCGAGGCTCGCGAGGTGGCCCACCACGCCCTGCTGATCGGCTACGGCGCCAACGCGGTGTGCCCCTACGGCGCGATGGCGACGGTCGCCCGCCTGGCGCGCGAAGGCCTGCTGGAAAACGTCCGCGATCCCGACCGCGCCGTCGAACATTACATCACGGCGCTGAAAAAAGGCCTGCTGAAGACCTTCAGCCGCATGGGCATCTCGACCTTGCGCAGCTATTGCGGCTCGCAATTGTTCGAGGCGGTCGGGCTGGCCGGCGATTTCGTCGATCGGTATTTCCACGGCACCGCGTCGCGCGTCGGCGGCATCCGGCTGGAACACGTCGCGGCCGAAGCGGCGGTCCTGCACCGGCGCGCGTTTCCGCTGAAGGGCGAACCGCCGAAACTGCTGGATGTCGGCGGCCGGGTTCGGCTGCGCGTCGGCGGCGAACGGCATCTCTGGACTCCCGAGGCGATCTGCCACCTGCAACACGCGGTGCGCCACGACGACTACGGCTCGTTCAAAAAATATTCGGCGCTGATTCACGACCGTTCGCTGGGCCTGGCGACCCTGCGCGGACTGTTCCGTTTCAAACCCGGCGCGCCGATCCCCCTCGCCGCAGTCGAACCGGAAACGGAAATCGTCAAGCGGTTCGTCAGCGCCGCCATGTCCTACGGTTCGATCAGCAAGGAGGCGCACGAGAGCATCGCGCTGGCCATGAACCGGTTGGGCGGCAAAAGCAATTCGGGCGAAGGCGGCGAGGACGCCGCGCGCTTCGCGCCGCTGCCCAACGGCGACTCGCTGTGCTCGGCGGTCAAGCAGGTGGCCTCGGGCCGCTTTGGCGTGACCACCGAATACCTGCTGAGCGCCAAGGAACTGCAAATCAAGATCGCCCAGGGCGCCAAGCCGGGCGAAGGCGGGCAATTGCCCGGCCACAAAGTCAGCGTCGAAATCGCGCGGGTGCGACATACGACGCCCGGCGTCACCCTGATTTCGCCGCCGCCGCACCACGACATCTACTCGATCGAGGATCTGGCGCAGCTCATTTACGACCTCAAGTGCGTCAATCCGCTCGCGCGCGTTTCGGTGAAACTGGTTTCCGAGGTCGGCGTCGGCACGGTGGCCACCGGCGTCGCCAAGGCCCGCGCGGACGTCGTGCTGATCGCCGGCCACGACGGCGGCACCGGCGCCTCGCCCCTCACCTCGATCCTGCATGCCGGCACTCCATGGGAGTTGGGGCTCGCCGAAACGCAGCAGGCGCTGCTCGGCAGCGATCTGCGCGACCGCATTCGCATCCAGGTCGACGGCCAACTGAAGACCGGCCGCGATCTCGCGATCGCCGCCTTGATGGGCGCGGAGGAGTTCGGTTTCGGCACCACACTGCTAGTCAGCCTGGGTTGCGTCATGATGCGCAAATGCCATACCGATACCTGCCCGGTCGGCGTGGCGACGCAAAACGAAACGTTGCGATCCCGCTTCGCCGGCAAGCCGGAACACGTGGAGCGGTTTCTGATCTTCATCGCCCGGGAGCTGCGCGAGTACATGGCCGAACTCGGGTTCCGCACCGTGGACGACATGGTGGGCCGCGTCGAATGCCTCGAAACGGCCGACGCGCTCGATCACTGGAAGGTGCGCGGCCTGGATTTCTCGGCCCTGCTGGCCGCGCCCGCAAGCTCGAGCGATCAAGCCCGGCGCTTCCTTCGGGCCGGCGAACGGAGCGGCGACCCGCCGCTGGATGACGAACTGATCGCCCTGGCCGCGCCGGCCCTCGAACAAGGCCGGCCGGTGCGACACGAACTGCCGATCCGCAATGTCCACCGCACCGTCGGCGCGCGGCTCAGCGGCGCCATCGTCAGTCGTTACGGCGCGGCCGGCTTGCCGGAAGAGACGATCCGCGTCCGGTTCACCGGATCGGCGGGCCAGAGCTTCGGCGCGTTCCTGGCGCCGGGTGTCTCGTTCCACCTTTCCGGCGACGCCAACGATTACGTCGGCAAGGGGATGAGCGGCGGCCGGATCGCGATCGCACCCCATCCGGATTCGTCGTTTCCGGCCCACGAAAGCGCCATCGTCGGCAATACCGTGTTGTACGGCGCGACGGGCGGCGAACTGTATCTGGCGGGCGCGGCGGGGACGCGCTTCGCGGTGCGCAACAGCGGCGCGCGAGCGGTGGTGGAAGGCGTGGGCGACCACGCCTGCGAATACATGACCGGCGGCGTGGTCGTCGTGCTGGGCCTGACCGGCTTGAATTTCGCGGCCGGCATGAGCGGCGGCATCGCCTACGTTTTCGACGAAACGCAGCTTTTCGACACCCGTTGCAACCTGGACATGGTCGAGCTGGAAACGGTCTGGCAGCCGCCGGATCAGAAGCTGCTGCGGACCATGCTGGAAAACCACGTCCGCCACACCGGCAGCGTCCGGGCGCAGCGGATGCTCGCCGAGTGGGAGTCGCACCTGCCGCTGTTCGTCAAGGTCATGCCCGTCGATTACCGCCAGGCGCTGGCCCGCATCCGGCTCGAAGAGGAAATCCGCGAGGACGCCGTGTCGGCCACCGAAGAGGTGTTCAATGTCTAA
- a CDS encoding DUF2804 domain-containing protein, protein MSRPMKDTPARMVENGRMVEFGHFRTPFRTLNILEADIFGIGGLASKLVNPFRLKEWQHFAVFGPDLLLTFVVLNTHYLSNSFCYFVDRPSGQMTEYHRDAPPFTARLARELWNDECRFKQSGYRIDVRNRLEQGRHEASIDIRGAGGKPGLQADLEMLADLNRYQPLIVALKLAPNRPAYSHKMACPVRGRVRVGDREITLDEKRHLVLIDVHKAYYPYQMAWTWASGAGFDEQGRVVGFNLTHNVIKDDEENNENGLWVGDRLSMYAAARFTFDQAKVTAPWRIETTDGRCKLDFHPEGERAGKINLGVVYSDYHQPFGVFRGQATDDEGRVHEIRDYFGVTEFHRARF, encoded by the coding sequence ATGTCTCGTCCCATGAAAGATACCCCGGCGCGGATGGTGGAAAACGGACGGATGGTCGAGTTCGGACATTTCCGGACGCCGTTTCGGACCCTCAATATCCTGGAAGCCGACATTTTCGGCATCGGCGGGCTGGCCTCCAAGCTGGTCAACCCGTTCCGTCTGAAGGAATGGCAGCATTTCGCCGTGTTCGGCCCCGACCTGCTGCTGACGTTCGTCGTGCTCAACACCCACTACCTGAGCAATTCGTTCTGCTATTTCGTCGACCGGCCTAGCGGCCAAATGACCGAATACCATCGCGACGCGCCGCCCTTCACCGCGCGACTGGCGCGCGAACTGTGGAACGACGAATGCCGTTTTAAGCAGTCGGGATACCGGATCGACGTCCGCAACCGGCTCGAACAGGGACGGCACGAGGCGTCGATCGACATCCGGGGCGCGGGCGGCAAGCCGGGCCTTCAAGCCGACCTCGAAATGCTCGCCGACCTGAACCGTTACCAACCTCTGATCGTCGCGCTGAAACTGGCGCCGAACCGGCCCGCCTATTCGCACAAGATGGCCTGCCCCGTGCGCGGCCGCGTCCGCGTCGGCGATCGCGAGATCACGCTGGACGAAAAGCGCCACCTCGTGCTGATCGACGTGCACAAGGCCTACTATCCCTACCAAATGGCCTGGACCTGGGCGTCGGGCGCGGGTTTCGACGAGCAAGGCCGCGTGGTGGGCTTCAACCTGACCCACAACGTGATCAAGGACGACGAGGAAAACAACGAAAACGGCCTCTGGGTCGGCGACCGGCTGTCGATGTACGCGGCGGCCCGCTTCACTTTCGACCAAGCCAAGGTGACCGCACCCTGGCGGATCGAGACAACCGACGGGCGCTGCAAACTCGACTTTCATCCGGAGGGCGAACGGGCCGGGAAAATCAACCTGGGCGTCGTTTATTCCGATTATCACCAGCCTTTCGGGGTTTTTCGCGGCCAGGCGACCGACGACGAGGGCCGGGTGCACGAAATCCGCGACTACTTCGGCGTCACCGAATTTCATCGCGCGCGGTTCTAG
- a CDS encoding acetate--CoA ligase family protein has translation MHQTEQRINPLTTIMNPQSVVVAGASNSIVKMGAIQALSLLNSGFAGPVYLLHPTEKQVLGRPTYPSPEALPEAPEVALLVTPSRITLPLLDALGERGVRYAVIVTAGFAEVGADGEALQKELLEITRRHGIRFVGPNCIGILNTHAKMNMTVAPYLDQPGHLGLISQSGTYVAQTMAYLRERGIRYSQAISVGNSLDIDVVDGLDHLGADPHTKAIALYLEGINRGREFVETARRVAREKPIVALYAGGSEAGRRSVRSHTASLGGPDALFDGIFAQAGVLRARSVQEMFDWGHALANMPPPRGRRMAILTHSGGPAASMADACDKAGLTVTEFSAELQEKLRPHVVATASVKNPVDLTFIIESESFVKHLPEILFGAEEIDGILVHGMMDTGFAKMIIDNMGSLAGGAPPEFLKMLEFDLDRLLVLPAQTGKPLVASTFLRVDHAAETFREHGVPLFSSPERAVAAMAALADSAQIRARRRADRAATETPAVTERASVAPRNEYEAKRLLAEYGVPLPREELAAEVADAVRIADRLGYPVAVKGLPPGVAHKTEAGLVWLDLRSAAEVQNAAEKIREQFPAAPLLVSEMLCGGRELVVGLTRFPGFGPCVMLGAGGIFTEAIRDVTFRVAPFDRAEAVAMLDDLKLRHVYGALRGRPAVDREILADILLGVGRLALEHPEIAEIDINPLIVVDGRPIAVDALIVAG, from the coding sequence GTGCATCAGACGGAACAGCGAATCAATCCGTTGACGACGATCATGAATCCGCAGTCGGTCGTCGTCGCGGGCGCCAGCAACAGCATCGTCAAGATGGGCGCCATTCAAGCCCTCAGTCTGCTCAACTCCGGCTTCGCCGGACCGGTCTATCTGTTGCATCCGACCGAAAAACAGGTGCTCGGCCGGCCGACCTACCCGAGTCCGGAAGCCCTGCCCGAGGCGCCGGAGGTGGCGCTGTTGGTGACGCCGTCCCGGATCACGCTGCCCTTGCTCGACGCCTTGGGCGAGCGGGGCGTGCGTTACGCGGTCATCGTCACCGCCGGTTTCGCGGAAGTCGGCGCGGACGGCGAGGCGCTGCAAAAAGAGCTGCTGGAAATCACCCGGCGGCACGGGATCCGGTTCGTCGGCCCGAATTGCATCGGCATCCTCAATACGCACGCCAAAATGAACATGACGGTGGCGCCCTACCTGGACCAGCCGGGTCACCTGGGGTTGATCAGCCAGAGCGGCACCTACGTCGCGCAAACGATGGCCTACCTGCGCGAGCGCGGCATCCGTTACAGCCAGGCGATCAGCGTCGGCAACTCGCTGGACATCGACGTGGTGGACGGCCTGGATCATCTCGGGGCCGATCCGCACACGAAGGCGATCGCGCTGTACCTCGAGGGCATCAACCGCGGCCGGGAGTTCGTCGAAACCGCGCGCCGCGTGGCCCGCGAAAAGCCGATCGTCGCGCTTTACGCCGGCGGCAGCGAGGCCGGGCGGCGTTCGGTGCGCTCTCACACCGCCTCGCTCGGCGGCCCCGACGCCCTGTTCGACGGCATTTTCGCGCAGGCCGGCGTTCTGCGGGCGCGGTCGGTGCAGGAAATGTTCGACTGGGGCCATGCGCTGGCCAACATGCCGCCGCCGCGCGGCCGGCGGATGGCGATCCTGACGCACTCCGGCGGTCCCGCCGCCTCGATGGCCGATGCCTGCGACAAGGCCGGGTTGACGGTGACGGAATTCAGCGCGGAATTGCAGGAGAAGCTGCGGCCGCACGTCGTCGCGACGGCCTCGGTGAAGAATCCGGTCGACCTGACGTTCATCATCGAGAGCGAGAGCTTCGTCAAACACCTGCCGGAAATCCTCTTCGGCGCCGAGGAAATCGACGGCATTCTGGTGCACGGCATGATGGACACCGGCTTCGCGAAAATGATCATCGACAACATGGGATCGCTGGCCGGCGGCGCGCCGCCCGAATTTTTGAAGATGCTCGAGTTCGACCTTGATCGCCTGCTGGTCTTGCCCGCGCAAACGGGCAAGCCGCTGGTCGCTTCCACTTTTTTGCGCGTCGACCATGCGGCCGAAACGTTCCGCGAGCACGGGGTGCCGCTGTTCAGTTCGCCCGAACGGGCCGTCGCCGCGATGGCGGCCCTGGCCGATTCCGCGCAAATCCGCGCGCGGCGGCGCGCGGACCGGGCCGCGACCGAGACGCCGGCGGTCACAGAGCGGGCATCCGTCGCTCCGCGTAATGAATACGAGGCGAAGCGCTTGCTCGCGGAATACGGGGTGCCGCTGCCGCGCGAGGAACTGGCGGCGGAGGTTGCCGACGCCGTGCGGATCGCCGATCGGTTGGGCTACCCGGTGGCCGTCAAGGGATTGCCGCCCGGTGTCGCGCACAAAACCGAGGCGGGCCTGGTGTGGCTCGATCTGCGGTCGGCGGCCGAGGTGCAAAACGCCGCCGAAAAAATCCGCGAGCAATTTCCCGCCGCGCCCCTGCTGGTTTCCGAGATGCTGTGCGGCGGCCGCGAATTGGTCGTCGGCCTGACGCGGTTCCCCGGGTTCGGCCCCTGCGTCATGCTCGGCGCCGGGGGAATTTTCACCGAGGCGATCCGCGACGTGACGTTCCGCGTCGCTCCGTTCGACCGGGCGGAAGCCGTGGCCATGCTCGACGATTTGAAGCTACGGCACGTTTACGGCGCGTTGCGGGGCCGGCCGGCGGTCGACCGGGAAATTCTGGCCGACATTCTGCTCGGCGTCGGACGGTTGGCGCTCGAGCATCCGGAAATCGCCGAAATCGACATCAATCCGCTGATCGTCGTCGACGGCAGACCCATCGCCGTGGACGCCCTGATCGTCGCCGGATAG
- a CDS encoding Gfo/Idh/MocA family oxidoreductase, with protein MTQAPGVKKPAGRFWRWGILGTAQISTEIIRALRRSRNGILRAVASRNESKAREWARRYGIPLAFASYDEMLQSGEVDLIYNPLPTSLHAEWTMRALEAGLPVLCEKPFAANAVEARAVAARAAERGLPVAEAFMYRHHPQWARVAELVASGVIGEVSALHGQFTFLLDDRTQNPASAEMAGGALRDVGCYCVHFSRLIAGCEPSWVSAFEKRSCVDDLLLGLLEFPNGVLSHFETSIANFERHRAEIAGTAGALQLLNPWVPGDAPAVIRLLRPEAKSEEIVVPPADSYRLELDDFAAVCAGEIAPRWPAADAVANMAVLDALFASARERRAVSLP; from the coding sequence ATGACACAGGCGCCTGGAGTGAAAAAACCCGCCGGACGGTTCTGGCGTTGGGGGATTCTCGGCACCGCGCAGATTTCGACGGAGATCATCCGGGCGCTGCGCCGTTCCCGCAACGGTATCCTGCGCGCGGTCGCCAGCCGCAACGAATCCAAAGCGCGCGAATGGGCGCGGCGCTACGGCATCCCCCTGGCCTTCGCTTCCTACGACGAAATGCTGCAATCGGGCGAAGTGGATCTGATCTACAACCCGCTGCCCACCAGCCTGCACGCCGAATGGACGATGCGGGCGCTCGAGGCCGGCCTGCCCGTGCTGTGCGAAAAGCCGTTCGCCGCGAACGCCGTCGAAGCGCGCGCGGTCGCCGCCCGCGCCGCCGAGCGGGGTTTGCCGGTGGCCGAGGCATTCATGTACCGCCACCATCCGCAATGGGCGCGCGTCGCCGAACTGGTGGCGAGCGGCGTCATCGGCGAGGTGTCGGCGCTACACGGCCAGTTCACGTTTTTGCTCGACGACCGGACGCAAAACCCGGCCTCGGCCGAAATGGCCGGCGGCGCGTTGCGGGACGTCGGCTGCTACTGCGTGCATTTTTCGCGACTGATCGCGGGGTGCGAGCCGTCGTGGGTCAGCGCCTTCGAAAAACGTTCGTGCGTCGACGATCTGCTGCTGGGTTTGCTGGAGTTTCCGAACGGCGTGTTGTCGCACTTTGAAACCAGCATCGCCAATTTCGAACGGCACCGCGCGGAAATCGCCGGCACCGCGGGCGCCCTGCAACTGCTCAACCCCTGGGTTCCCGGCGATGCCCCGGCCGTGATCCGGCTGTTGCGGCCGGAAGCGAAATCCGAGGAGATCGTGGTGCCCCCGGCGGATTCCTACCGGCTGGAATTGGACGATTTCGCGGCGGTCTGCGCCGGCGAGATCGCGCCGCGCTGGCCGGCGGCCGACGCCGTGGCCAACATGGCGGTGCTCGACGCCCTGTTCGCGTCTGCCCGCGAGCGGCGGGCCGTTTCCCTTCCTTAA
- a CDS encoding YaiI/YqxD family protein — MANEPTGAASTSPAIYVDADGCPVKNEIYRATGKYRLTVYVVCNSYLNVPAEERIRRVVVGRGADVADDWIAERVAAGDIVVTTDIPLADRCIKKGARVLDARGREFTPDSIGAALATRDLMEHLRWMGLTSGGPPPAGKKDRSQFLAKLHEVIQAQLRRA, encoded by the coding sequence ATGGCGAATGAACCCACCGGCGCGGCTTCGACCTCGCCGGCGATCTACGTCGACGCCGACGGTTGCCCCGTCAAGAATGAAATCTACCGCGCTACGGGCAAGTATCGTCTGACCGTTTACGTGGTCTGCAACTCCTATCTGAACGTGCCCGCCGAAGAGCGGATTCGGCGCGTGGTCGTCGGCCGCGGCGCGGACGTCGCCGACGACTGGATCGCCGAACGGGTCGCCGCCGGCGATATCGTGGTGACGACCGACATCCCGCTCGCCGATCGCTGCATTAAAAAAGGCGCACGGGTGCTCGACGCGCGCGGCCGCGAATTCACGCCCGACTCCATCGGCGCCGCGCTCGCCACTCGCGACCTGATGGAACACCTGCGCTGGATGGGTCTGACCTCGGGCGGGCCGCCGCCGGCCGGAAAAAAAGATCGTTCGCAATTTCTCGCCAAACTGCACGAGGTCATCCAGGCCCAATTGCGCCGGGCGTGA
- a CDS encoding DUF2177 family protein produces the protein MRAIKLYLFLVLTYLSIEILWLVLFMRDFYLEALGTLTRRDAYGVALIGWTFFLVAALIPLGIQVFVLPRFGEKAEPRPILAKAILYGVIVYGAYDLTNYSLLRFWPWRLVPIDTLLGGTVCLLTAFVGLKVQNHLARKPA, from the coding sequence GTGCGCGCGATCAAATTGTATCTGTTTCTCGTGCTCACCTATTTGTCGATCGAGATACTCTGGCTCGTCTTGTTCATGCGCGATTTTTACCTCGAGGCGCTCGGTACGTTGACGCGCCGCGACGCCTATGGGGTGGCCTTGATCGGCTGGACGTTTTTCCTGGTTGCCGCGCTGATCCCTTTGGGGATTCAGGTTTTCGTCCTGCCGCGATTCGGCGAAAAGGCCGAACCCCGACCAATCCTCGCCAAAGCGATTCTCTACGGGGTGATCGTTTACGGGGCCTATGACCTGACCAATTATTCCCTCCTGCGCTTCTGGCCCTGGCGGTTGGTGCCGATCGATACGCTGCTGGGCGGGACGGTTTGCCTGTTGACCGCCTTCGTCGGCCTGAAGGTGCAAAATCACCTGGCCCGGAAACCTGCTTGA